In a single window of the Flavobacterium ammoniigenes genome:
- a CDS encoding ABC-F family ATP-binding cassette domain-containing protein produces the protein MITVNDISVQFGGTTLFSEVSFAINENDKIALMGKNGAGKSTLLKIIAGQSKPSTGSISAPKEAVVAYLPQHLLTTDGATVMEEASKAFGEIFKMKAEIDEVNEQLTVRTDYESDEYMKLIERVSDLSEKYYAIEEVNYEAEVEKILIGLGFVRDDFTRQTSEFSGGWRMRIELAKILLQKPDLILLDEPTNHMDIESIQWLEDFLINQAKAVVVISHDRAFVDNITNRTIEVTMGRIYDYKAKYSHYLELRKDRRMHQQKAYDEQQKMIADNRAFIDRFKGTFSKTDAVQSRVKMLEKLEIVQVDEVDTSALKLKFPPAARSGQYPVIVKELSKSYGDHVVFKDANLVIERGQKVAFVGKNGEGKSTMIKAIMKEIGIDSGSVEIGHNAQIGYFAQNQAALLDGNASIFETIDDIAVGDVRTKIKDILGAFMFHGDDVTKKVKVLSGGEKTRLAMIKLLLEPVNLLILDEPSNHLDMKTKDIIKEALKDFDGTLILVSHDRDFLDGLATKVFEFGNKRVVEHFEDIAGFLAHKKMESLREIEK, from the coding sequence CATTAATGAAAATGATAAAATTGCCCTTATGGGTAAAAATGGAGCGGGAAAATCAACGCTTTTGAAAATTATTGCAGGACAAAGTAAACCTTCAACAGGTTCGATTTCGGCACCTAAAGAAGCGGTGGTAGCTTATTTGCCTCAGCACTTATTGACTACCGATGGCGCTACTGTAATGGAAGAAGCATCCAAAGCCTTTGGTGAAATTTTCAAAATGAAAGCCGAGATTGACGAAGTAAATGAGCAATTGACCGTTCGTACCGATTATGAAAGTGATGAGTACATGAAGTTGATTGAGCGTGTTTCGGACTTAAGTGAGAAATACTATGCTATTGAAGAAGTGAATTATGAAGCTGAGGTAGAAAAAATATTAATTGGTTTGGGATTTGTTCGTGACGATTTTACTCGTCAAACTTCAGAGTTTTCGGGAGGTTGGAGAATGCGAATTGAATTGGCAAAAATTCTTTTACAGAAACCGGATTTGATTTTGCTAGATGAGCCAACAAACCATATGGATATTGAAAGTATTCAATGGTTAGAAGATTTTTTGATTAATCAAGCGAAAGCAGTCGTTGTGATTTCTCACGATAGAGCCTTTGTAGATAATATTACTAATCGTACCATTGAAGTAACTATGGGACGAATTTATGATTACAAAGCCAAGTATTCTCATTATCTAGAATTGCGAAAAGACCGTCGTATGCACCAACAAAAAGCTTACGATGAGCAACAAAAAATGATTGCCGACAACAGAGCCTTTATTGATCGTTTTAAAGGAACGTTTTCTAAGACCGATGCGGTACAATCGCGTGTGAAGATGTTAGAGAAACTTGAAATTGTTCAAGTAGACGAAGTAGATACCTCGGCTTTGAAATTGAAGTTTCCACCAGCGGCTCGTTCTGGTCAATATCCAGTAATTGTTAAAGAGTTGTCTAAATCCTATGGCGATCATGTGGTATTCAAAGATGCTAATTTAGTTATTGAGCGCGGGCAAAAAGTAGCCTTCGTTGGTAAAAATGGTGAAGGAAAATCGACTATGATCAAAGCCATCATGAAAGAAATTGGTATTGATAGCGGTAGTGTCGAAATTGGTCACAACGCCCAAATTGGTTATTTTGCACAAAATCAAGCGGCTTTATTGGATGGCAATGCATCGATATTTGAGACTATTGACGATATAGCGGTAGGTGATGTTCGAACCAAAATTAAAGATATTTTAGGGGCGTTCATGTTTCATGGTGACGATGTTACTAAGAAAGTGAAAGTACTTTCTGGAGGAGAAAAAACACGTTTAGCAATGATAAAACTATTGTTAGAACCAGTGAACTTATTGATTCTGGATGAGCCTTCGAATCATTTGGATATGAAGACTAAAGACATTATCAAAGAGGCCTTAAAAGATTTTGACGGAACGTTAATTTTAGTGTCACACGACCGTGACTTCTTAGACGGTTTGGCAACTAAAGTGTTTGAATTTGGAAACAAAAGAGTGGTAGAACATTTCGAAGATATCGCTGGATTCTTGGCGCATAAGAAAATGGAGAGTTTGAGAGAAATCGAAAAGTAG